The Saccharomyces mikatae IFO 1815 strain IFO1815 genome assembly, chromosome: 13 genome has a segment encoding these proteins:
- the YPK2 gene encoding putative protein kinase YPK2 (similar to Saccharomyces cerevisiae YPK1 (YKL126W) and YPK2 (YMR104C); ancestral locus Anc_2.446) gives MHSWRISKFKLGKSKDDDNSEDENEKSWGNGLFHFHHGEKHHDGSPKNHNHDREQHIRKINTNETLPSSLSSPKLRNDASFKNSFGTESVNSKAFERKASESSTETKAPNSASGLMTVKVYSGKDFTLPFPITSNITILQKLLSSGVLSSSPNVASEVETIMKQLPRYKTVDQDPTGEGLIDRVYATKFIPSTIVLPGSTNPSPLLYFTIEFDNSITTISPEIGTMEQPVFNKISTFDVTRKLRFLKIDVFARIPSLLLPSKNWQQEISEQDGTLNEILKKINTNQDIHLDSFHLPLNLEIDSAAQIRLYNHHWISLERGYGKLNITVDYKPSKNKPLSIDDFDLLKVIGRGSFGKVMQVRKKDTQKIYALKALRKAYIVSKCEVTHTLAERTVLARVDCPFIVPLKFSFQSPEKLYLVLAFINGGELFYHLQHEGRFSLARSRFYIAELLCALDSLHKLDVIYRDLKPENILLDYQGHIALCDFGLCKLNMKDNDKTDTFCGTPEYLAPEILLGQGYTKTVDWWTLGILLYEMMTGLPPYYDENVPVMYKKILQQPLLFPDGFDPAAKDLLIGLLSRDPNRRLGVNGTDEIRNHPFFKDISWKKLLMKGYIPPYKPLVKSEIDTANFDQEFTKEKPIDSVVDEYLSASMQKQFGGWTYIGDEQLGDTVSQGKSLR, from the coding sequence ATGCATTCGTGGCgaatatcaaaatttaaACTAGGGAAATCCAAGGACGATGATAATAGTGAAgatgagaatgaaaaatcgTGGGGTAATGGCCTGTTTCATTTCCACCATGGAGAAAAGCATCATGATGGCAGCCCGAAGAACCATAATCATGATCGTGAACAGCATATAAGAAAGATCAATACAAATGAGACTTTGCCCAGTTCCTTAAGTTCCCCTAAATTACGTAATGATGCATCCTTCAAGAACTCATTCGGAACCGAAAGTGTCAATTCCAAGGCTTTTGAAAGGAAAGCAAGTGAATCATCGACAGAAACGAAAGCACCAAACTCAGCGTCCGGATTAATGACTGTAAAAGTGTACTCCGGAAAAGATTTTACGCTTCCCTTTCCAATTACCTCCAACATTACTATTTTGCAAAAGCTATTAAGCTCCGGTGTCCTTAGTTCATCACCTAATGTTGCCTCGGAGGTTGAAACCATAATGAAGCAGTTGCCACGATACAAGACTGTAGACCAGGATCCAACAGGTGAGGGCTTAATAGATAGAGTTTATGCTACTAAGTTCATTCCTTCAACTATAGTATTGCCTGGTTCAACGAACCCCAGTCCATTGCTCTATTTCAcaattgaatttgataattCTATCACCACCATCAGCCCTGAGATAGGCACGATGGAGCAACCCGTgtttaataaaatatcgACATTTGATGTGACAAGAAAACTAAGatttttaaaaattgaTGTCTTTGCAAGAATACCATCTTTACTCCTACCCTCTAAAAACTGGCAACAGGAAATCAGCGAACAAGACGGAACATTGAATGagattttaaaaaaaataaatacaaaCCAGGACATCCATTTGGATTCCTTTCATTTACCATTGAACTTAGAAATTGATTCTGCTGCTCAAATAAGACTATACAATCATCATTGGATTTCGCTAGAGAGGGGATATGGGAAACTGAACATTACTGTGGATTACAAACCTTCTAAAAACAAACCCCTCtctattgatgattttgatcTATTAAAAGTTATCGGAAGAGGTTCGTTCGGTAAAGTAATGCAAGTCAGGAAAAAGGATACACAAAAAATCTACGCTTTGAAGGCGTTGAGAAAGGCTTACATTGTATCTAAATGTGAAGTAACGCATACGTTAGCAGAAAGAACTGTTCTGGCGAGAGTTGACTGCCCCTTTATTGTTCCACtaaagttttcatttcaatCTCCAGAAAAACTGTATCTTGTACTTGCTTTCATTAATGGAGGTGaacttttttatcatttacAACACGAAGGACGCTTTAGTCTAGCACGATCCCGCTTTTATATTGCAGAATTATTGTGTGCTCTCGATTCATTACACAAGCTCGACGTCATTTATCGTGACTTGAAACCCGAGAACATTCTACTGGATTATCAAGGACACATTGCGTTATGTGATTTTGGGCTTTGCAAACTGAATATGAAAGATAATGACAAAACAGACACTTTCTGTGGTACTCCTGAATACTTGGCACCAGAAATATTGTTGGGGCAAGGCTACACCAAAACCGTTGACTGGTGGACATTGGGTATTCTATTATATGAGATGATGACAGGGTTACCACCTTACTATGATGAAAACGTCCCTGTGATGTACAAGAAAATTCTACAACAACCATTATTATTCCCTGATGGGTTTGATCCTGCCGCTAAGGACCTGTTAATTGGTCTCTTGAGCAGAGATCCAAATAGAAGACTGGGTGTGAACGGGACGGATGAAATCCGCAATCATCcctttttcaaagacaTTTCATGGAAAAAACTGCTCATGAAGGGCTACATTCCTCCTTACAAGCCACTTGTTAAAAGTGAGATAGATACGGCAAATTTTGATCAAGAGTTCACTAAGGAAAAACCAATCGATAGTGTCGTAGACGAGTATTTAAGTGCAAGCATGCAAAAGCAGTTTGGCGGGTGGACATATATAGGTGACGAACAATTGGGCGACACCGTCTCCCAGGGAAAAAGCCTTCGTTAG
- the PGM2 gene encoding phosphoglucomutase PGM2 (similar to Saccharomyces cerevisiae PGM1 (YKL127W) and PGM2 (YMR105C); ancestral locus Anc_2.445), with the protein MSFEIKTVPTKPYEDQKPGTSGLRKKTKVFKDQPNYTENFIQSIMEAIPEGSKGATLVVGGDGRYYNDVILHKIAAIGAANGVKKLVIGQHGLLSTPAASHIMRTYEEKCTGGIILTASHNPGGPENDMGIKYNLSNGGPAPESVTNVIWDISKKLTSYKIIKDFPELDLATIGKNKKYGPLLVDIIDITKDYVDFLKEIFDFKLIKKFIDNQRSTKNWKLLFDSMNGVTGPYGKAIFVDEFGLPADEVLQNWHPSPDFGGMHPDPNLTYASTLVKRVDREKIEFGAASDGDGDRNMIYGYGPSFVSPGDSVAIIAEYAAEIPYFAKQGIYGLARSFPTSAAIDRVAKAHGLNCYEVPTGWKFFCALFDAKKLSICGEESFGTGSNHVREKDGVWAIMAWLNILAIYNKHHPENEASIKTIQNEFWAKYGRTFFTRYDFEKVESQKANKIVDQLKAYVTKSGVVSSAFPADESLKVTDCGDFSYTDLDGSVSDHQGLYVKLSNGARFVLRLSGTGSSGATIRLYIEKYCDDESQYHKTAEEYLKPIINSVIKFLNFKQVLGTDEPTVRT; encoded by the coding sequence ATGTcatttgaaatcaaaacaGTTCCCACCAAACCATATGAAGATCAGAAGCCCGGTACTTCTGGTTTGCGTAAGAAGACGAAGGTCTTTAAGGACCAACCTAACTACACGGAGAATTTTATTCAATCGATTATGGAGGCTATTCCTGAGGGTTCCAAAGGAGCCACTCTTGTTGTGGGTGGTGATGGCCGGTACTACAATGATGTCATTCTTCATAAGATTGCCGCCATCGGTGCCGCAAACGGGGTGAAAAAACTAGTTATTGGTCAACATGGTCTTTTGTCTACGCCCGCTGCTTCTCACATCATGAGGACgtatgaagaaaagtgCACTGGGGGCATTATCTTGACTGCCTCACACAATCCAGGTGGTCCAGAGAATGATATGGGTATTAAGTACAACTTATCGAATGGGGGTCCAGCTCCTGAATCGGTCACAAATGTTATTTGGGATATTTCCAAGAAATTAACTAGttataaaatcatcaaagaTTTTCCAGAACTAGACTTGGCGACAATAGggaaaaacaagaaatatgGCCCATTACTTGTTGACATTATTGATATTACAAAGGATTATGttgatttcttgaaagaaatttttgatttcaaactaataaaaaaattcatcgaTAACCAACGCTCAACTAAGAATTGGAAATTACTTTTTGACAGTATGAACGGTGTGACAGGCCCATATGGTAAAGCTATCtttgttgatgaatttgGTTTACCAGCGGATGAAGTTCTGCAAAATTGGCATCCATCTCCTGATTTTGGCGGTATGCATCCAGACCCAAATCTGACTTATGCTAGTACGTTAGTAAAAAGGGTAGATCGTGAAAAGATTGAGTTCGGTGCTGCCTCTGACGGTGACGGTGATAGAAACATGATATACGGTTATGGTCCATCTTTCGTCTCTCCAGGTGACTCTGTCGCTATTATAGCCGAATATGCCGCTGAGATCCCTTATTTCGCCAAACAAGGTATCTATGGTCTGGCTCGTTCTTTCCCTACTTCAGCAGCCATTGATCGTGTTGCCAAAGCTCATGGGCTGAATTGTTACGAGGTCCCAACTGgttggaaatttttctgtGCTTTGTTCGATGCCAAGAAATTATCTATCTGTGGTGAAGAATCATTTGGTACTGGTTCAAATCATGTAAGAGAAAAGGACGGTGTATGGGCCATTATGGCATGGTTGAACATCTTGGCCATCTATAACAAACATCATCCAGAAAACGAAGCCTCTATCAAGACGATACAAAATGAATTCTGGGCCAAATACGGTCGTACATTCTTTACTCGttatgattttgaaaaagttgaaagcCAGAAAGCTAACAAGATTGTTGACCAGTTAAAGGCTTACGTTACTAAATCCGGCGTAGTCAGTTCCGCTTTCCCAGCCGATGAATCTCTCAAGGTCACCGATTGTGGTGATTTTTCTTACACTGATTTGGATGGTTCTGTTTCCGACCATCAAGGTCTATATGTCAAACTTTCCAATGGTGCAAGATTTGTTTTAAGGCTGTCTGGTACTGGTTCTTCAGGTGCTACTATCAGATTGTACATTGAAAAGTATTGCGATGATGAATCGCAATACCATAAGACTGCTGAAGAGTACTTGAAACCAATCATAAACTCagtcatcaaattcttaaaCTTCAAGCAGGTTTTGGGAACTGATGAACCAACCGTTCGTACGTAA
- the YKU80 gene encoding ATP-dependent DNA helicase YKU80 (similar to Saccharomyces cerevisiae YKU80 (YMR106C); ancestral locus Anc_2.444): MSSESTTFIIDVSPSMLKNDNVSKSMAYLEYTLLNKSKKSRKTDWISCYLANCPLSENSQEVPNVYQVQTFLAPVTTTGTIKFIRRLKQYCDQHIQDTPVEDLQSMIQCLLVASLDIRQQFKARKILKQIVVFTDNLDELDITEEEIDVLVEELNARIILVDCGKNVQNEKKQSNWLKLVKAIPNSRIYNINELLIEITSPATSIVKPVRLFSGELRLGADILSTQTLTSTDSTQDENCLCIKVEAFPATKAVSGLNRKTVVKVGDSQKKERYVGVKSVIEYEIHNAEKGKKGNEGDRPTSSYIPVTISKDSVTKAYRYGTDYIVLPSVLVDQTVYETFPGLDLRGFLDKEALPRYYLTSESSFIIADTRLGCLSDSMAFGALVDVMLENRKIAVARYVSKKDSEVNMCALCPVLIEHSNINSEKKVVKSLTLCRLPFAEDERVTDFPKLLNRTTTSGAPLEKETAEHEIDELMERFVDAMDTDDLPEISPDNYFQPINEVTTDTSLPLPSVKEENEANKLDPLRIPTVFIYRQQQVLLEWIHQLMINDSKEFEIPDLPDSLKKKISPYIHKKFDSTKLVEILQIKKVDKFKVAFELKNELEREKIPDLETLLKRGEQRSAESKHL, from the coding sequence ATGTCAAGTGAATCAACGACTTTTATCATAGATGTGTCACCATCaatgttgaaaaatgataatgtTTCTAAGTCAATGGCATATCTGGAGTATACTTTATTAAACAAATctaaaaaaagtagaaaaaCAGATTGGATAAGTTGTTATCTCGCAAACTGTCCCTTATCTGAGAATTCCCAGGAAGTCCCAAACGTGTATCAAGTACAAACTTTTTTGGCTCCTGTTACCACAACAGGCACGATTAAATTTATAAGACGTTTGAAACAATATTGTGATCAGCATATTCAGGATACTCCAGTCGAAGACTTACAATCAATGATTCAATGCCTATTGGTTGCCTCACTAGATATTAGGCAACAGTTcaaagcaagaaaaattctgaaGCAAATTGTTGTGTTCACCGATAATCTTGATGAGCTAGATATTACCGAGGAAGAGATAGATGTGCTAGTAGAAGAACTAAATGCAAGAATAATTTTGGTTGACTGCGGTaaaaatgttcaaaatgaaaagaaacaatcGAACTGGTTGAAATTAGTAAAAGCGATACCGAATTCAAGGATCTATAATATAAATGAGCTTCTCATTGAAATCACTTCTCCAGCTACATCTATAGTTAAGCCAGTAAGACTATTCTCAGGCGAGCTTCGTTTAGGAGCAGATATATTGTCAACACAAACGTTAACTTCCACTGACAGTACGCAAGATGAAAACTGTTTGTGCATCAAAGTAGAAGCCTTTCCTGCCACCAAAGCAGTATCAGGTTTAAATAGGAAAACCGTTGTTAAGGTCGGGGATTcacagaagaaagaaagatatGTGGGCGTTAAATCCGTAATCGAATATGAAATCCACAACGCagaaaagggaaaaaaaggcaaTGAAGGTGACAGGCCCACATCCTCTTATATCCCTGTGACCATATCCAAAGATTCTGTAACGAAGGCATACCGCTATGGTACAGACTACATAGTGCTACCCTCCGTTTTGGTCGATCAAACTGTATATGAAACCTTTCCTGGGCTGGATCTGAGAGGGTTTTTGGACAAAGAAGCTCTTCCAAGATATTATTTGACGTCAGaatcttctttcattatcGCGGATACAAGACTCGGTTGTTTATCTGACTCGATGGCCTTTGGTGCCCTGGTGGACGTTATGTTGGAGAATAGGAAAATTGCTGTTGCAAGGTACGTGAGCAAGAAAGATAGTGAAGTGAATATGTGTGCACTGTGTCCCGTTCTAATTGAACATAGTAACATTAATTCAGAAAAGAAGGTCGTTAAAAGCCTTACTCTATGTAGATTGCCATTTGCAGAAGACGAAAGGGTAACCGATTTTCCCAAACTACTGAATAGAACAACTACGTCCGGGGCGCCGcttgaaaaggaaacagCCGAACATGAAATCGATGAGCTTATGGAACGATTTGTGGATGCAATGGATACGGATGACTTACCAGAGATTTCACCTGACAACTACTTTCAACCTATTAATGAAGTAACAACAGACACTTCTCTTCCACTTCCTTCtgtaaaagaagaaaacgagGCGAACAAACTAGATCCTTTAAGGATACCTACAGTTTTTATCTATAGGCAGCAACAGGTATTGTTAGAATGGATTCACCAATTAATGATTAACGATTCCAAAGAATTCGAAATCCCGGACCTGCCGGACtcactgaagaaaaaaataagccCTTATATACACAAGAAGTTCGATAGCACAAAACTAGTTGAGATccttcaaatcaaaaaagtaGACAAATTTAAAGTCGCCTTTGAATTAAAGAATGAACTcgagagagaaaaaattccagACTTAGAGACGTTATTGAAGCGTGGAGAACAACGCAGTGCCGAGTCGAAACATTTATAA
- the SPG4 gene encoding Spg4p (similar to Saccharomyces cerevisiae SPG4 (YMR107W); ancestral locus Anc_2.443): protein MGSFWDAFAVYDKKKHADPSVYGGNHNNTGDSRTQVMFSKEYRQPKTNQQEKLPNMRRSSMCSQDSSDVEDVKEGRLPAEVEIPKNVDISNMSQGEFLRLYESLRRGEPDNKVNR, encoded by the coding sequence ATGGGTAGTTTTTGGGATGCATTTGCAGTATAcgacaagaaaaaacacGCAGATCCAAGTGTGTATGGAGGAAACCACAACAACACAGGAGACAGCAGGACACAGGTTATGTTTTCGAAGGAATATCGTCAACCTAAGACAAATCAGCAAGAAAAGTTGCCGAACATGAGAAGATCTTCTATGTGTTCGCAGGACAGTTCTGATGTTGAGGACGTTAAGGAGGGAAGACTACCCGCAGAGGTAGAAATACCAAAAAACGTTGATATTTCTAACATGTCTCAAGGTGAATTTTTAAGACTTTACGAAAGTCTGAGGAGGGGAGAACCTGATAATAAAGTAAACAGATAG
- the ILV2 gene encoding acetolactate synthase catalytic subunit (similar to Saccharomyces cerevisiae ILV2 (YMR108W); ancestral locus Anc_2.441) — MIRQSTLKNFAIKRCFQQIAYRNTPAMRSVALAQRFYSSSSRYYSASPLPASNRPEPAPSFNVDPLEQAAEPSKLAKRLRTEPDMDTSFVGLTGGQIFNEMMSRQNVDTVFGYPGGAILPVYDAIHNSDKFNFVLPKHEQGAGHMAEGYARASGKPGVVLVTSGPGATNVVTPMADAFADGIPMVVFTGQVPTTAIGTDAFQEADVVGISRSCTKWNVMVKSVEELPLRINEAFEIATSGRPGPVLVDLPKDVTAAILRNPIPTKTTLPSNALNQLTSHTQDEFVMQSINKAADLINLAKKPVLYVGAGILNHIDGPRLLKELSGRAQIPVTTTLQGLGSFDQEDPKSLDMLGMHGCATANLAIQNADLIIAVGARFDDRVTGNISKFAPEARRAAAEGRGGIIHFEVSPKNINKVVQTQIAVEGDATTNIEKMMSKIFPVKERSEWFDQINKWKKKYPYAFMKETPGSKIKPQTVIKKLSKIANDTGRHVIVTTGVGQHQMWAAQHWTWKNPRTFITSGGLGTMGYGLPAAIGAQVAKPESLVIDIDGDASFNMTLTELSSAVQAGTPVKILVLNNEEQGMVTQWQSLFYEHRYSHTHQLNPDFVKLADAMGLKGLRVKKQEELDAKLKEFVSTKGPVLLEVEVDKKIPVLPMVAGGSGLDEFINFDPEVEKQQIELRHKRTGGKY; from the coding sequence ATGATCAGACAATCTACTTTAAAAAACTTCGCTATTAAGCGTTGCTTCCAACAGATCGCATATCGCAACACACCAGCCATGAGATCCGTAGCTCTCGCGCAACGCTTTTATAGTTCTTCCTCGCGTTATTATAGTGCATCCCCACTACCAGCCTCCAATAGACCAGAGCCTGCCCCAAGTTTCAATGTCGATCCGTTGGAACAGGCAGCAGAACCTTCGAAATTGGCTAAAAGACTGCGCACTGAACCTGATATGGATACCTCATTTGTGGGTTTAACTGGTGGTCAGATATTCAACGAAATGATGTCCAGACAAAATGTTGACACCGTATTCGGTTATCCAGGTGGTGCAATCTTACCTGTTTATGATGCCATCCATAATAGTGATAAGTtcaattttgttcttccaaAACACGAACAAGGTGCCGGCCATATGGCCGAAGGCTATGCTAGAGCTTCTGGTAAACCAGGGGTTGTATTAGTTACTTCTGGTCCTGGTGCGACCAACGTTGTTACGCCAATGGCAGATGCCTTTGCTGATGGTATTCCAATGGTTGTTTTCACGGGACAAGTCCCAACTACTGCCATCGGTACCGATGCCTTTCAAGAAGCTGACGTCGTCGGTATTTCCAGGTCCTGTACCAAATGGAATGTTATGGTAAAGTCTGTAGAAGAACTGCCATTGCGTATTAATGAAGCCTTTGAAATTGCCACAAGTGGTAGACCAGGCCCAGTTTTGGTTGATCTGCCAAAGGATGTTACTGCAGCTATCTTAAGAAACCCAATTCCCACCAAAACCACTCTCCCATCAAACGCGCTAAACCAATTAACCAGTCACACACAGGATGAATTTGTCATGCAAAGTATTAACAAGGCGGCTGATTTGATCAATCTAGCAAAGAAACCTGTCTTATACGTTGGTGCAGGTATTCTAAATCATATTGACGGTCCAAGATTACTAAAAGAATTAAGTGGACGTGCCCAAATACCTGTCACCACTACTTTACAAGGATTGGGTTCTTTCGATCAAGAAGATCCAAAGTCTTTAGATATGCTTGGTATGCATGGTTGCGCCACTGCTAACTTGGCAATACAAAATGCCGATTTGATAATTGCAGTAGGTGCTAGATTCGACGATCGTGTCACAGGTAATATCTCGAAATTCGCGCCAGAAGCTCGTCGTGCTGCTGCGGAAGGCAGAGGTGGTATCATTCATTTTGAAGTTAGCCcaaaaaacataaataaaGTCGTTCAAACTCAAATAGCGGTGGAGGGTGATGCTACTACCAacatagaaaaaatgatgtCCAAGATTTTCCCCGTGAAGGAGAGATCAGAATGGTTTGatcaaataaataaatggaagaagaaatatccATACGCTTTTATGAAGGAGACTCCAGGATCCAAAATTAAACCACAGACAGTCATAAAAAAACTATCTAAGATCGCTAACGACACAGGAAGACATGTAATTGTCACAACGGGTGTGGGGCAACATCAAATGTGGGCTGCTCAACACTGGACGTGGAAAAACCCCCGTACATTTATTACTTCGGGTGGTTTAGGTACTATGGGTTACGGTCTCCCAGCCGCCATTGGTGCTCAAGTTGCTAAACCAGAGTCTTTGgttattgatattgatggTGATGCATCTTTTAACATGACTCTAACGGAATTGAGTTCTGCTGTTCAAGCCGGTACACCGGTTAAGATTTTGGTTTTGAACAATGAGGAGCAAGGTATGGTCACTCAATGGCAATCATTATTCTACGAACATCGTTATTCGCACACACACCAGTTGAATCCTGACTTCGTGAAATTAGCAGACGCTATGGGCCTAAAAGGTTTAAGAGTCAAGAAGCAAGAAGAATTGGATGCTAAGTTGAAAGAGTTTGTTTCCACCAAAGGCCCAGTTCTGCTTGAAGTGGAggttgataaaaaaattcctgTTTTGCCAATGGTTGCAGGTGGTAGCGGTCTAGATGAATTTATAAATTTCGACCCTGAAGTTGAAAAGCAACAAATCGAATTACGTCATAAGCGTACCGGCGGTAAGTATTAA